Genomic window (Balnearium lithotrophicum):
ACCAAACTTTGACTTGTTTATCAAGTAAGAGAGAACACTGGTATGTGGGAGGTGGCAGTCTGCACATCCAGCCCTTACTGCTCCCCTCTTGTTCCCAAGAGGACCGTGAGGACCTTTCTCCCACGCTTCAAACATCGGTTTCATTTCGTGGCACGAACCACAAAACTCCGGTTCAGCAGTGTTTTCAACCATCTGGGCTGAAATGAGAGCTCCCACTCCAGCAATAACAATTCCTACAATTCCCCCTACTATAAAGGCTTTAGTTTTCTCGTTCACTTTTCCCTCCTTAGCACATAAGGAATTTCTTATAAAGCTATTTAATTATAGCTAAACAAAATAAAAAGTTCAAGGTTTATTAATAATCGTCATCAGTAAAGTATTTTTTTAGTTCTTTAACCTCTTTTCCATTTGGATTTATAGAAAGCATACCGGAGTAACATTTAAATGCACTGTCCAAATCACCTCTCTTTAAATAGCCTCTTGCCGCCCTATAGTAAAGTTTATAAGCCTTGCTTTTATTCTCTTGTATATCGTTGTATACAGCTTCCATGTACAAAAGTCTTGGGTCTGATGGGGAACAATATTTCTTTGCACTTTCAATCTCGTCCTTTGCCCCTTCATAGTCGGAGGCTGTTATGTACTGGTCTGCAAAGAGGAGATGGCGGGTGCAGAGGTCAAGTTTTTTCGGATTGACGGGGGAAGAAATGGGGAGCTCCTGAGAAGGTTTTTCAGAAATTTTTTCATCCAAGGGGGATTTTTGAACAGGTGGAACGTACGATAAATTCCTCTTTTTTGAGGTTCCACATGAGACTATAAAAAAGAGGATTAGTAGAACGGCCAATCTACGCATGGTTACCCTTCAACTTTTTAAGATAGGGTGAATTTGGATTAGCAAGTTCAAGTTTTTTTATAACTTCTTTGTAAGCTTCTTTATCTCCTTTCTTCTTAAAGATTAAAGCAGCTTTGTAGTAGGCCTCTTCTGCAGCAGAAGAAGCTTCAGGTAAATCCTCTCCAAGGCTACCGCTGTACAAATTTCCAAGTTGGTAGTAAGCCAAAGCATTCTCAGGGTCAACTTTCACAGCTTCTTGAAGTTCCTTAACAGCCTTTTGAAGGTAGGTCAGTCTTTCTTCGTCTAATCTGTCCGATTCTCTCTGTGCTTTTGAAATTAGTCTATCTAAATCCTCTTCTTTTACTCCCATTTTTGAAAGCATTTCTTTATACTTTTTAGTATCCTTCTGGCTAAAACTGTCAGGAAATAGTTTTTTCTTTGTATAAAGGTTCATCAACTCTTCTATTTGGAAAAAGTTAAAGCCTTTTTTCTCCAAGTTTTTGTAGAAATCTGCATAGATTTTTTTAACGGAAGAATCATCTAAATTAAGAGATTTTTTGTAGTAGAGCATTCCTAAGAGCATGTGAAGGTCAGAAGCCACAGACTTAACGTGAGGGTCCCTAAGTTTTGCCTTTTTCTGAACTGCATTTGGAACAGTTCCATTAGGATTTTTTCTCATTAAAGGTTCTATTTCTTTCAAAGCTCTTTTTGCTTTTTCTATCCCATCATCAAATTTGTGGTTATGGTAATCTCTATAGATACAGTAGAAGTACACAGGTGGATTTGAGAGAAACGACTTTGGACACTGAATTTCCTTTTCTATCCTCTTTTGAAATGTTGCCTCTTTAGAGTAAGCTGGGAATGAAATCAGAGATAGAACTAAAACTGCTGGAAAAATCCTTTTAATCAAGATAACCTCCTGGTGGGATAATTAAGAAAGGGGGGCAAAAGCCCCCAATTGACTATTGAGCAGTTTGTCCGTAACGCTTGAGGTAGAACTCTGCAATCTTTCTGAGTTCAGACTTGGGCATACCCTTGAACCACTTGTGCTCAGGTCTGCTGAAGAGTTCTTTCTTAAACTTAGCCCAGTCTCTCTTATCCTTTCTTGTACCTTTTTCCTTAACGATTTCATCAGCTTCAGGAATGAGCTCAAAGTAGAATCTTTCAGCAACTTCAAAGAGACCATGCCAGTGTGTCCAGTCAGGAGCCATCATAGAAGCACCGTGTCTTGCCCTACGTCCTTCGTGGTGCCAGAGGAGGAAGTATGTCCACTCAATCTTCTCGTTGAACGGTGTTGGGTCGATGAGGTGTCTGCTCTTGAGGAACTTGATAATCTTGTTAGCAGGAATTCCAAACTTGGTGTTGTAGAGATTTACTAAGTTATCAAACTGGTAGTAGAATCCATCTACCCATACTCTTTGGTGGCATGCAGCACAAACCTTCTTCATTTCAGCACGCTTAGCCTGCCAGTTAGGCTTGTGCTTGGAGATTGGTGGACGGAGTGTCCAGGATAGCCTTGCACCAACGTCGTGTGTAGCTTTAGCTCCTGTTACAGATGCTCCCATGTGACATGTTACACAGTTTGGAGCTTGGTAGTAGTCCTCTCCGAGAACCCATTTAGCCCTATCGAGAGTTTGTTCAATTTCAGATTGGTGTGCTTTGTAGGCGATACCGTGCTTTGAAAGCTCCCAAATCTCAATCTGTGGATGGTCAGGTCCCTGGTGACACTTACCACACATGTCAGGTTCACGGACTTGCTTGAGGCTGAAGGAGTGTCTGAAGTGACATGCAGCACAGTTACCCTTTGAACCGTCAGGGTTAATTCTACCTATACCCTCGTTTGGCCAAGGTCCAAGAACAGGAAGTCCGTTCTTAACTGGAATTGTTCTACCGTGACACTGGGCACAACCTAAGTTAAAGAGAGGCTCTCCCTCAACAATCCTTCCGAGAACGTTGTCAAGAGAACCAACGAACTGTGCAGCCTTTGCGTGGTGGGATTCTGTAACTTCTTTTTCTTCCTTAGGGTGACACTTTCCACAGTCAAGAGGAGAAACGATTGTTGAGATTGTGAATCCAAAGTGCTGGAAAGCGTCCTTGTCTCCCTTGTTTGCCATGTGACACTCATAACATCCAACTCAGCCTCAGCGTGCTTGCTCACTCCCCACTGCTGAACAAGGGCCGGGTTCATACCCTTGTGACATCCAAGACACGCTTGAGACTCTTTTGAGATGTTTCTCAGGGCTGCTTGGGAATCGGTAGTATTAAGACCTATTACTGCAGCTGCAGCAAAGGTTACAGCAAGCAGCCCTGTGCGAAGCTTGCTTAGCTTCCCCTTCATGGTTTCCCTCCTTTTTGGTTGTGTTCCTCGATATAGTGATTTTATTTTAGTTAGTTTGTTGTGTCAAGAG
Coding sequences:
- a CDS encoding cytochrome c3 family protein; its protein translation is MNEKTKAFIVGGIVGIVIAGVGALISAQMVENTAEPEFCGSCHEMKPMFEAWEKGPHGPLGNKRGAVRAGCADCHLPHTSVLSYLINKSKFGTNDAIAHFFKGGYSDNLEHWIEKRKEREHYVFVSNCERCHTALPDNVMHEKLKSGEIKGDCLTCHWYVGHGFDFEEKLKEFFGKKENKE
- a CDS encoding tetratricopeptide repeat protein; translated protein: MIKRIFPAVLVLSLISFPAYSKEATFQKRIEKEIQCPKSFLSNPPVYFYCIYRDYHNHKFDDGIEKAKRALKEIEPLMRKNPNGTVPNAVQKKAKLRDPHVKSVASDLHMLLGMLYYKKSLNLDDSSVKKIYADFYKNLEKKGFNFFQIEELMNLYTKKKLFPDSFSQKDTKKYKEMLSKMGVKEEDLDRLISKAQRESDRLDEERLTYLQKAVKELQEAVKVDPENALAYYQLGNLYSGSLGEDLPEASSAAEEAYYKAALIFKKKGDKEAYKEVIKKLELANPNSPYLKKLKGNHA
- a CDS encoding multiheme c-type cytochrome — its product is MANKGDKDAFQHFGFTISTIVSPLDCGKCHPKEEKEVTESHHAKAAQFVGSLDNVLGRIVEGEPLFNLGCAQCHGRTIPVKNGLPVLGPWPNEGIGRINPDGSKGNCAACHFRHSFSLKQVREPDMCGKCHQGPDHPQIEIWELSKHGIAYKAHQSEIEQTLDRAKWVLGEDYYQAPNCVTCHMGASVTGAKATHDVGARLSWTLRPPISKHKPNWQAKRAEMKKVCAACHQRVWVDGFYYQFDNLVNLYNTKFGIPANKIIKFLKSRHLIDPTPFNEKIEWTYFLLWHHEGRRARHGASMMAPDWTHWHGLFEVAERFYFELIPEADEIVKEKGTRKDKRDWAKFKKELFSRPEHKWFKGMPKSELRKIAEFYLKRYGQTAQ